CACCTTCACCGCCACCGAGGTTCCGCCGCCTCCGCCTCCCGCTCCGGCAGCCCCCGTCGCGCCCGCGGCAGGAGTCCCGGATCCCGGTACCGCACAGGCCATCGCGTTCTCGATGCTCCAAGGCATGGGATGGGGCCAGGATCAGTTCGATTGCCTGGTCGCACTCTGGAACAAGGAATCCGGCTGGAACGTCTACGCGCACAACGCGTCAAGTGGTGCCTACGGCATCCCGCAGGCGCTTCCCGGTGACAAGATGGCCTCTGCCGGAGCCGATTGGGCCGATAACCCCGCAACGCAGATCTCCTGGGGTCTGTCGTACATTTCGGGCCGCTACTCGACCCCGTGCGGCGCGTGGGAGCACTCGCAGTCCGTCGGCTGGTACTAGTCACCCCTTTTCCTCGCTGAGTCTTCCGGGGGCCGTTCGCGTGCGTCGCTAGGCTTTCGCCATGGATCTGCTCGACGTCGCCCTGTACTTCGTCATCGGCATAGCGGTCATCGTCGGCGCGGGTATCTTCAGCAAGAAGCTCGGCATTGCGACCCCGCTCTTCCTCATCGTGATCGGGGGATTGCTGAGCTTTGTGCCCGGGGCGCCGGTTCGGGTGCCGGGCGAGTTGATCCTGCTTGTCCTGCTGCCCCCAATTCTCTACGCGTCCGCGATCAGCGTTCCGGTCGTGGATCTCCGACGCAACCTGCCGTCGATCGGTGTGCTCAGTGTGCTCCTCGTCATCGCGACGGCCTTCATCACGGGTGTGGTGCTCTGGGCGTTGCTCCCCGGAATCTCACTCGCGGCCGCGGTTGCCGTCGGTGCGGTCGTGAGTCCCACGGATGCCGTGGCCGCGACTG
This genomic window from Antiquaquibacter oligotrophicus contains:
- a CDS encoding aggregation-promoting factor C-terminal-like domain-containing protein; translated protein: MTIETRATALRAHRKSVGGDLSGRHIRSSWSLPLFAAAAVTSLVVINAVSPDADAVAAEVRAPAAPVPVQELVVAGTYSHTAERDTFTATEVPPPPPPAPAAPVAPAAGVPDPGTAQAIAFSMLQGMGWGQDQFDCLVALWNKESGWNVYAHNASSGAYGIPQALPGDKMASAGADWADNPATQISWGLSYISGRYSTPCGAWEHSQSVGWY